In the genome of Candidatus Zixiibacteriota bacterium, one region contains:
- a CDS encoding HDOD domain-containing protein: MPETQTAKTELQQVIGSISDLPTPPMVLQQINKVINDPNTSAFDIAAILAEDPAMSFKVLKLTNSAYYGFAKEVTSVKQAVIVMGINAVRSMVLSTAVLDMFKGNEKNLQFHDQFWRHSLATASCARLLARRVPGGNAAGAEHAFSVGLLHDIGKLVMNCYLPNDFHAAQQFAEEHQLTPHRAEEEILGYTHAELGGLLAKNWKLPPLICSAIYYHHCPKDSENDIFAYVTHFADYLSNLTFDPPGDLQRTESLLVRETFDVLDISQDELQPLKEALIEEYVKSETFMQIATAL, translated from the coding sequence ATGCCTGAAACTCAGACGGCGAAGACAGAACTGCAGCAGGTTATCGGTAGCATCTCTGATCTTCCAACGCCTCCTATGGTGTTGCAGCAGATCAACAAAGTCATTAATGATCCCAATACATCGGCATTCGACATAGCTGCCATTCTCGCCGAGGATCCGGCTATGAGTTTCAAAGTTCTGAAACTGACGAATTCAGCGTATTACGGGTTTGCCAAGGAAGTGACATCGGTTAAGCAGGCTGTGATAGTGATGGGTATCAATGCTGTGCGATCGATGGTGCTGTCGACAGCTGTCTTAGATATGTTCAAGGGAAATGAGAAGAACCTTCAATTCCACGATCAATTCTGGCGTCACTCGCTCGCGACAGCGTCATGTGCTCGGTTGCTCGCTCGCAGAGTTCCGGGAGGGAATGCCGCAGGCGCGGAACATGCTTTCTCCGTAGGCCTCCTTCACGATATCGGGAAGCTCGTTATGAACTGCTATCTTCCGAATGACTTTCATGCGGCGCAACAGTTTGCTGAAGAGCATCAACTGACTCCTCATCGCGCTGAAGAGGAGATACTCGGCTACACGCATGCGGAACTGGGTGGATTGCTTGCGAAAAACTGGAAACTCCCCCCGTTGATATGCAGTGCAATCTACTATCATCATTGCCCAAAAGACTCAGAAAATGATATCTTTGCGTATGTTACGCATTTCGCGGATTATCTGTCCAACCTGACGTTTGATCCTCCGGGAGACTTGCAGAGGACCGAATCTCTTCTTGTCCGCGAGACATTTGATGTTCTCGACATCAGCCAGGATGAACTGCAACCCTTGAAAGAGGCGCTGATAGAAGAGTACGTCAAATCAGAGACATTTATGCAGATAGCCACCGCCCTTTGA
- the fliS gene encoding flagellar export chaperone FliS: protein MRSGLANYQKNQVAGMSQKDLILLLHNGALKFLGQAKEELAKENTEVFADRIERTHRIVQHLYTTLDFEAGGDIAEKLGSLYSFIISQLYIVNSTRSVDIIDDLTEVISNLKEGWQYLGSEIPADIGTAAARKNDITMEKALSVQV from the coding sequence ATCAGGTCGCAGGAATGAGTCAGAAGGATCTGATCCTGCTCCTTCACAATGGTGCGCTGAAATTCCTGGGTCAGGCAAAAGAGGAGCTTGCAAAGGAGAATACCGAGGTTTTCGCTGACCGAATCGAAAGGACTCACAGAATTGTGCAACATCTCTATACGACCCTCGATTTTGAAGCTGGAGGTGACATTGCTGAGAAACTCGGTTCACTCTATTCGTTCATAATTTCCCAGCTCTACATAGTGAACTCGACCAGGTCTGTAGATATCATTGACGACCTGACGGAGGTCATCTCTAATCTGAAAGAGGGGTGGCAGTATCTGGGCAGCGAGATTCCTGCAGATATCGGCACTGCGGCCGCAAGAAAAAATGACATCACAATGGAGAAGGCACTATCGGTGCAGGTGTAA